The following are encoded in a window of Gasterosteus aculeatus chromosome 5, fGasAcu3.hap1.1, whole genome shotgun sequence genomic DNA:
- the ch25h gene encoding cholesterol 25-hydroxylase-like protein, which translates to MLLQPLWTFLLGHLSLLQSPVFPVLFSLSAYLSCCAPFLLLDLLSSRWALVRRYKLQSQSSVSWASAWSCLALTLYNHVVFLFPVTVMHWYLRPLHLPQEAPALGRVLAQLLVCLLLFDFQSFVWHLLHHRVPWLYRSFHKVHHTFSSTSSLTTEHSGAWETLSLGFFAAMSPVLLGCHPLTELLFFLLNIWLSVEDHCGYDLPCSTHRLVPLGLYGGSRHHDLHHLRSNCNYAPYFTHWDRLAGTLQTQQD; encoded by the exons ATGCTGCTTCAGCCTCTGTGGACCTTTCTGCTCGGACACTTGTCCCTCTTACAGTCCCCTGTCTTCCCCgtcctcttctcgctctctgCCTATCTGTCCTGCTGCGCCCCCTTCTTGCTGCTGGACCTGCTGTCCTCCAGGTGGGCCCTGGTGCGCCGGTACAAGCTGCAGTCTCAGAGCTCCGTGAGCTGGGCCTCAGCATGGAGCTGCTTGGCTCTGACGCTCTACAACCACGTGGTGTTCCTCTTCCCAGTGACGGTGATGCACTGGTACCTGAGGCCCCTACACCTGCCCCAGGAGGCCCCGGCCCTTGGCCGCGTGCTGGCCCAGCTGCTGGtctgcctgctgctgtttgaCTTCCAGAGCTTCGTCTGGCACCTGCTGCACCACAGGGTCCCATGGCTCTACCGCAGCTTCCACAAG gtgcaccacaccttctcctccacctcctccctcaccacCGAGCACTCCGGGGCTTGGGAGACTCTCAGTCTCGGCTTCTTTGCCGCGATGAGCCCGGTTCTCTTGGGCTGCCACCCGCTGACGgagctgctcttcttcctgctcAACATCTGGCTGTCGGTGGAGGACCACTGCGGCTACGACCTGCCCTGCTCCACCCATCGCCTGGTGCCGCTGGGGCTGTACGGCGGGTCCCGCCACCACGACTTGCACCACCTCAGGTCCAACTGCAACTACGCCCCTTACTTCACCCACTGGGACCGGCTGGCCGGGACGCTGCAGACACAGCAAGACTGA
- the LOC144407949 gene encoding uncharacterized protein LOC144407949 codes for MVVDFRRNRAPPSPITLCDSPVTIVDSFRFLGSIITQDLKWELNISSITKKAQQRLFFLRQLKKFNLPKTMMVHFYTAIMESVLCSSITVWYAAATAKDKGRLQRVLRSAERVIGCNLPSLQDSFASRSLKQLKRW; via the coding sequence atggttgtggatttccggaggaacagagccccaccctcccccatcaccctgtgtgactcccccgtcactattgtggactccttccgtttcctgggctccatcatcacccaggacctcaagtgggagctgaacatcagctccatcaccaagaaggctcagcagagattgttcttcctgaggcagctgaagaaattcaacctgccaaagacgatgatggtccacttctacacggccatcatggagtccgtcctctgctcctccatcaccgtgtggtacgctgcagccacagccaaggacaagggcaggctgcagcgtgtcctccgctctgcagagagggtgatcggctgcaatctgccgtccctgcaggactcgttcgcttccaggtctctgaagcagctaaaaagatggtag